A region of Nocardioides alkalitolerans DNA encodes the following proteins:
- a CDS encoding phage holin family protein, translating into MTTQPVKDDEPTIGQLVADASRDISTLVKKEIELAKTELKVSVKFGGVGIAFFVVAGFVAMLAVILLSLAFVYLIHWNGDGLALHWAYLIVTGAYLVITALFVMLGIKKVKKVRAPERTIRTAKEIPGALKGKA; encoded by the coding sequence ATGACGACCCAGCCGGTCAAGGACGACGAGCCCACCATCGGCCAGCTCGTGGCCGACGCGAGCCGCGACATCTCGACCCTGGTCAAGAAGGAGATCGAGCTCGCGAAGACCGAGCTCAAGGTCTCCGTGAAGTTCGGCGGCGTCGGGATCGCCTTCTTCGTCGTGGCCGGTTTCGTGGCGATGCTCGCCGTGATCCTGCTGTCGCTGGCCTTCGTCTACCTCATCCACTGGAACGGTGACGGTCTGGCGCTGCACTGGGCCTACCTCATCGTGACCGGTGCCTACCTGGTCATCACGGCACTGTTCGTGATGCTCGGCATCAAGAAGGTGAAGAAGGTCCGGGCGCCGGAGCGGACGATCCGCACGGCCAAGGAGATCCCGGGCGCGCTCAAGGGCAAGGCCTGA
- a CDS encoding MBL fold metallo-hydrolase, with protein MRVHHAVAGVLRPRFAARAICHVLVVEHEAGLVLVDAGFGTADLADPRRLGPMGRALRPDPDPSTTALAAVLALGFSAEAVTHVVLTHLDFDHAGGLSDFPHAVVHTTAEEWAAATVATHAPERLRYKPVQWATTSDVRRYGGAGEPWRHDLSGHEVLPGITLVPMAGHTRGHAIVAVEGDDGLVVHAGDAAFDASAYGAHHATTGKALRRVPPMRAFEVAAARHPWRIRANHAALRRLQGIEGVTVVNAHDPRVFPGEG; from the coding sequence ATGCGGGTCCACCACGCCGTCGCCGGGGTCCTCCGCCCCCGGTTCGCCGCCCGAGCGATCTGCCACGTGCTGGTCGTGGAGCACGAGGCGGGTCTGGTGCTCGTGGACGCGGGCTTCGGCACCGCGGACCTCGCGGATCCCCGCCGGCTGGGTCCGATGGGACGTGCGCTTCGCCCCGATCCCGACCCGAGCACGACCGCCCTCGCCGCCGTGCTCGCGCTCGGCTTCTCGGCGGAGGCGGTGACCCACGTCGTGCTCACCCACCTCGACTTCGACCACGCGGGTGGGCTCTCCGACTTCCCGCACGCCGTCGTGCACACGACGGCCGAGGAGTGGGCCGCGGCGACGGTCGCCACCCACGCCCCCGAGCGCCTGCGCTACAAGCCGGTGCAGTGGGCGACCACCAGCGACGTCCGCCGCTACGGCGGCGCGGGCGAGCCCTGGCGCCACGACCTGTCGGGCCACGAGGTGCTGCCCGGCATCACCCTCGTGCCGATGGCCGGGCACACCCGCGGGCACGCGATCGTCGCGGTCGAGGGCGACGACGGCCTCGTCGTCCACGCCGGTGACGCCGCCTTCGACGCGAGCGCGTACGGCGCGCACCACGCCACCACCGGCAAGGCGCTGCGCCGGGTGCCGCCGATGCGCGCCTTCGAGGTGGCCGCGGCGCGCCACCCCTGGCGGATCCGGGCCAACCACGCCGCCCTCCGGCGGCTGCAGGGCATCGAGGGCGTCACGGTCGTCAACGCCCACGACCCGCGGGTCTTCCCGGGCGAGGGCTAG
- a CDS encoding DUF485 domain-containing protein, with translation MSDASERNYRSQSEPIYRELADTEQFAELRRRYRAFVLPWTAAFLVWYLSYVVLSNWGGDFMNTKVIGNINLLLVFGLLQFVTTFGIAFLYARHSRTHLDPLARDLEQRYHQGIRR, from the coding sequence ATGTCTGATGCGTCCGAGCGGAACTACCGCTCGCAGTCGGAGCCGATCTACCGCGAGCTCGCCGACACCGAGCAGTTCGCCGAGCTGCGACGCCGCTACCGCGCGTTCGTGCTGCCGTGGACCGCGGCGTTCCTGGTCTGGTACCTCAGCTACGTCGTGCTCTCCAACTGGGGCGGCGACTTCATGAACACGAAGGTCATCGGCAACATCAACCTGCTGCTCGTCTTCGGCCTCCTCCAGTTCGTCACCACCTTCGGCATCGCGTTCCTCTACGCGCGCCACTCCCGCACCCACCTCGACCCGCTCGCCCGGGACCTCGAGCAGCGCTACCACCAGGGGATCCGCCGATGA
- a CDS encoding CoA pyrophosphatase has product MTAARDDEVPDWLRPVTDALTEIRAEHLTAFTPPPGSNPREGAVLMVFAEGDRGPELLLTERAHDMRSHPGQVSFPGGSLDPGETHEQAALREAWEEIGLDPASVHVVGRLPELWLPPSNFAVVPVVAWWASPGSVSVRSPREVHAIHRVAIADLVDARWRRTIRGPSGWSSPGFLIGADHDVVLWGFTGGIIARLLDFIGWSEPWDESLTAELPSYMFSGVERASDRRAAPRVPPMADIEETDA; this is encoded by the coding sequence GTGACCGCCGCGCGCGACGACGAGGTCCCCGACTGGCTGCGGCCCGTCACCGACGCGCTCACGGAGATCCGCGCCGAGCACCTCACCGCGTTCACGCCACCGCCGGGCTCGAACCCCCGCGAGGGCGCCGTGCTCATGGTCTTCGCCGAGGGCGACCGCGGACCCGAGCTGCTGCTGACCGAGCGCGCCCACGACATGCGGTCCCACCCCGGCCAGGTCTCGTTCCCCGGCGGCTCGCTCGACCCGGGGGAGACCCACGAGCAGGCCGCCCTCCGCGAGGCGTGGGAGGAGATCGGGCTCGACCCCGCGTCCGTGCACGTGGTGGGCCGGCTGCCCGAGCTGTGGCTCCCGCCCAGCAACTTCGCCGTGGTGCCCGTCGTCGCGTGGTGGGCCTCGCCCGGCTCGGTGTCGGTGCGCAGCCCGCGCGAGGTGCACGCCATCCACCGGGTGGCGATCGCCGACCTCGTGGACGCGCGCTGGCGCCGTACGATCCGGGGACCGTCGGGGTGGTCCTCCCCGGGGTTCCTCATCGGCGCCGACCACGACGTGGTGCTGTGGGGGTTCACCGGCGGGATCATCGCCCGGCTGCTCGACTTCATCGGCTGGAGCGAGCCGTGGGACGAGTCGTTGACGGCGGAGCTGCCGTCCTACATGTTCTCCGGGGTGGAGCGGGCGAGCGACCGCCGGGCGGCGCCGCGGGTGCCGCCGATGGCCGACATCGAGGAGACCGACGCGTGA
- a CDS encoding MarP family serine protease, whose product MNWLDWLLLVLVATYALSGYWQGFITGAFATIGLLAGGVAGIVIAPLLLGNADPGLAVSLGALFIVIVCASIGQASFQFFGAMARDRITWQPARAVDAVGGAALSVVAVLLVAWALGVAVSGTRIGGVTEAVRGSAVLSRVDSVLPGQADRLLGAFNSVVGSSFFPQYLEPFAPERIVEVDPGDPTTLNEVGVVQAQSRVLKIRGDNSCGRGVEGTGFLYGDDRLMTNAHVVAGVDEPRVELNGEWVDATVVLYDPRTDVAVLALDDDGLEPLAFAEGAEGQSVAILGYPQDGPFDQQPARIRDAQQLRSPDIYGNDAVVRDVYSLRGLVRPGNSGGPIVNAAGEVVGVIFAASVTDADTGYALTTGQVADAAAEGIASGAEVSTGACAS is encoded by the coding sequence GTGAACTGGCTCGACTGGCTGCTCCTGGTGCTGGTGGCGACGTATGCGCTGTCCGGGTACTGGCAGGGCTTCATCACGGGCGCCTTCGCCACCATCGGCCTCCTCGCCGGTGGCGTCGCCGGCATCGTCATCGCGCCCCTGCTGCTCGGCAACGCCGACCCGGGGCTCGCGGTCTCGCTCGGCGCGCTCTTCATCGTCATCGTCTGCGCGTCGATCGGGCAGGCGAGCTTCCAGTTCTTCGGCGCGATGGCCCGCGACCGCATCACGTGGCAGCCCGCCCGCGCCGTCGACGCGGTCGGCGGCGCCGCCCTGAGCGTCGTGGCGGTGCTGCTCGTGGCGTGGGCCCTCGGCGTCGCGGTGTCGGGCACGCGCATCGGCGGGGTCACGGAGGCGGTGCGGGGCTCGGCCGTGCTGAGCCGCGTCGACAGCGTGCTCCCGGGGCAGGCCGACCGCCTGCTGGGCGCGTTCAACAGCGTGGTGGGGTCGTCGTTCTTCCCGCAGTACCTCGAGCCGTTCGCCCCCGAGCGCATCGTCGAGGTCGACCCCGGCGACCCGACCACCCTCAACGAGGTCGGCGTCGTGCAGGCGCAGTCGCGGGTGCTGAAGATCCGCGGCGACAACTCGTGCGGTCGTGGTGTCGAGGGCACCGGTTTCCTGTACGGCGACGACCGCCTCATGACGAACGCGCACGTGGTCGCGGGCGTCGACGAGCCGCGGGTCGAGCTCAACGGCGAGTGGGTCGACGCCACGGTGGTGCTCTACGACCCGCGGACCGACGTCGCGGTGCTGGCGCTCGACGACGACGGCCTCGAGCCGCTCGCGTTCGCCGAGGGTGCGGAGGGCCAGAGCGTGGCGATCCTGGGCTACCCGCAGGACGGGCCCTTCGACCAGCAGCCGGCGCGGATCCGCGACGCCCAGCAGCTGCGCTCGCCCGACATCTACGGCAACGACGCGGTCGTGCGCGACGTCTACTCCCTGCGCGGCCTCGTGCGCCCCGGCAACTCGGGCGGCCCCATCGTCAACGCGGCCGGCGAGGTCGTCGGGGTCATCTTCGCGGCGTCGGTGACCGACGCCGACACGGGCTACGCGCTCACCACGGGCCAGGTGGCCGACGCCGCCGCCGAGGGCATCGCCAGCGGCGCCGAGGTCAGCACCGGCGCCTGCGCGAGCTGA
- the nth gene encoding endonuclease III, translating into MPDVALVRRARKVDRVLAETYPDARCELDFDDAFQLLVVTVLSAQTTDKRVNAVRPTLFAAYPDAAAMAGADRAHLEQIVGPLGFFRAKTDALLRLSQALVEKHDAQVPARLEDLVQLPGVGRKTANVVLGNAFGIPGITVDTHFGRLARRLGWTEQTDPVKVEHEIGALFPKRDWTMLSHHLIWHGRRRCHAKRPACGACPVARWCPSFGDEGPTDPVEALKLVRTEGRA; encoded by the coding sequence GTGCCCGACGTCGCCTTGGTCCGTCGCGCCCGGAAGGTCGACCGGGTGCTCGCGGAGACCTACCCCGACGCGCGCTGCGAGCTCGACTTCGACGACGCGTTCCAGCTGCTCGTCGTGACCGTGCTGTCCGCGCAGACCACGGACAAGCGCGTCAACGCGGTGCGTCCCACCCTGTTCGCGGCCTACCCCGACGCGGCCGCGATGGCCGGCGCCGACCGGGCCCACCTCGAGCAGATCGTCGGCCCGCTGGGCTTCTTCCGGGCGAAGACCGACGCGCTCCTGCGGCTCTCCCAGGCGCTGGTCGAGAAGCACGACGCCCAGGTGCCCGCCCGGCTCGAGGACCTCGTCCAGCTGCCCGGCGTCGGTCGCAAGACCGCCAACGTCGTGCTCGGCAACGCCTTCGGCATCCCCGGGATCACCGTCGACACCCACTTCGGCCGGCTCGCCCGTCGCCTCGGCTGGACCGAGCAGACCGACCCCGTGAAGGTCGAGCACGAGATCGGCGCGCTGTTCCCGAAGCGCGACTGGACGATGCTCTCCCACCACCTCATCTGGCACGGCCGCCGCCGCTGCCACGCCAAGCGGCCCGCGTGCGGCGCCTGCCCGGTCGCCCGCTGGTGCCCCTCCTTCGGCGACGAGGGCCCGACCGACCCGGTCGAGGCGCTCAAGCTCGTGCGCACCGAGGGGCGGGCGTGA
- a CDS encoding cation acetate symporter, whose amino-acid sequence MNQQFLTTSLFLFVVAITIGVTLWASRQTKTAADFYSGGRSFSGFQNGLAIGGDYMSAASFLGISGAIALYGYDGFLYSIGFLVAWLVALLLVAEMLRNAGRYTMADQLAFRMRQRPVRTAAATSTVIVSIFYLLAQMVGAGTLVALLLGVDSEAVKNIVIVGVGALMIFYVTVGGMKGTTYVQIIKAVLLMAGSALIVFLVLLKFDFNLSALLGEAADRSGQGDAFLQPGLQYGTTFLDRLDFLSLGIALVLGTAGLPHILIRFYTVPTAQDARKSVLWAIGLIGAFYLMTLVLGFGAAALIDTSEAGKTGNLASPLLAQEVGGGEGSIGGAVLLALIAAVAFATILAVVAGLTLASSSSMAHDLYKGVFKRDQEVTEKQEVRVAKISAIVIGAIAIALAIPAQRLNIAFLVALAFAVAASANLPSILFNMFWKRFNTRGATWSIYGGLIASVGLVLLSPVTSGEETSLLPNADFAIFPLNNPGVVSIPVGFLLGIIGTLTLRETAAEQLYTELEVRALTGAGAEGAAQH is encoded by the coding sequence ATGAACCAGCAGTTCCTGACCACGTCGCTCTTCCTCTTCGTCGTCGCCATCACGATCGGCGTCACGCTCTGGGCGAGCCGCCAGACCAAGACCGCCGCCGACTTCTACTCGGGCGGCCGCTCCTTCTCGGGCTTCCAGAACGGCCTCGCGATCGGCGGCGACTACATGTCGGCCGCCTCGTTCCTCGGCATCTCCGGAGCGATCGCGCTCTACGGCTACGACGGGTTCCTCTACTCGATCGGCTTCCTCGTCGCGTGGCTCGTCGCCCTGCTGCTCGTCGCCGAGATGCTGCGCAACGCCGGCCGCTACACGATGGCCGACCAGCTGGCCTTCCGCATGCGCCAGCGCCCCGTGCGCACGGCCGCGGCCACGTCGACCGTCATCGTGTCGATCTTCTACCTGCTCGCGCAGATGGTCGGTGCGGGCACGCTCGTCGCGCTGCTCCTCGGCGTCGACAGCGAGGCGGTCAAGAACATCGTCATCGTCGGCGTCGGCGCGCTGATGATCTTCTACGTCACGGTCGGCGGCATGAAGGGCACGACGTACGTGCAGATCATCAAGGCCGTGCTGCTCATGGCCGGCTCGGCGCTCATCGTCTTCCTGGTGCTGCTCAAGTTCGACTTCAACCTGTCGGCGCTCCTCGGCGAGGCCGCCGACCGCTCCGGCCAGGGCGACGCGTTCCTGCAGCCCGGCCTGCAGTACGGCACCACGTTCCTCGACCGCCTCGACTTCCTGTCGCTCGGCATCGCGCTCGTGCTCGGCACCGCCGGCCTGCCCCACATCCTCATCCGCTTCTACACGGTGCCGACCGCGCAGGACGCGCGGAAGTCGGTGCTGTGGGCGATCGGCCTCATCGGCGCCTTCTACCTGATGACCCTGGTGCTCGGCTTCGGCGCGGCCGCCCTCATCGACACCTCCGAGGCGGGCAAGACCGGCAACCTGGCCTCCCCGCTGCTGGCCCAGGAGGTCGGCGGAGGCGAGGGCTCGATCGGCGGTGCCGTGCTGCTGGCCCTCATCGCCGCCGTCGCGTTCGCGACCATCCTCGCGGTCGTCGCCGGCCTCACGCTCGCGTCGTCCTCCTCCATGGCGCACGACCTCTACAAGGGCGTCTTCAAGCGCGACCAGGAGGTCACCGAGAAGCAGGAGGTGCGCGTCGCGAAGATCTCGGCCATCGTCATCGGCGCGATCGCCATCGCCCTGGCCATCCCGGCGCAGCGGCTCAACATCGCGTTCCTCGTGGCGCTCGCCTTCGCGGTGGCGGCCTCGGCCAACCTCCCGTCGATCCTCTTCAACATGTTCTGGAAGCGGTTCAACACGCGGGGCGCCACCTGGAGCATCTACGGCGGCCTCATCGCCTCCGTCGGCCTGGTGCTCCTCTCCCCCGTCACCTCGGGCGAGGAGACGTCGCTGCTCCCCAACGCCGACTTCGCGATCTTCCCGCTCAACAACCCGGGCGTCGTGTCGATCCCGGTCGGCTTCCTGCTCGGCATCATCGGCACCCTGACGCTGCGGGAGACCGCGGCCGAGCAGCTCTACACCGAGCTCGAGGTCCGCGCCCTCACCGGCGCGGGCGCCGAGGGGGCGGCCCAGCACTGA
- the acs gene encoding acetate--CoA ligase, translated as MSENLSNLLKEERRFAPPAELAAAANVTQATYDEAAADRLAFWAKQAERLSWGEPFTEVLDWSNPPFAKWFTGGKLNVAYNCVDRHVENGLGEKVAFYFVGEPGDTRDITYAELKDLVSQAANALTDLGVTAGDAVAIYMPMIPEAVVAMLACARLGAPHTVVFGGFSSDALASRIDGFGAKAVITSDGGYRRGAPSALKPAVDEALAKLGDASPVEKVLVVKRTGQDLPEGSWAEGRDVWWDDVVAGASTEHTPELFDAEHPLYVMYTSGTTGKPKGILHTSGGYLTQAAYTFWGTFDHKPETDVYWCTADIGWVTGHTYIVYGPTANAATQVLYEGTPDSPHKGRWWEIVQQTRATILYTAPTAIRTFMKWGKEIPEEYDLSSLRLLGSVGESINPEAYVWYRENIGAGSAPIVDTWWQTETGGHMISPMPGVTEAKPGSAMAAVPGIEVAVVDNDGKPVGNGEGGLLVVTSPWPGMLRTIWGDDERYKDTYWSHFGDLGYYFAGDGAKLDEDGAIWLLGRVDDVMNVSGHRLSTTEIESALVSHPKVAEAAVVGAADDTTGQAVCAFVILREEAGDGGADIVQELRTHVAKEIGPIAKPRQVMVVPELPKTRSGKIMRRLLRDVAEKREVGDVTTLADSSVMDLISKGLSSSSGD; from the coding sequence GTGAGCGAGAACCTGTCCAACCTGCTCAAGGAGGAGCGGCGCTTCGCCCCGCCCGCGGAGCTGGCGGCCGCCGCCAACGTCACGCAGGCGACGTACGACGAGGCCGCGGCCGACCGGCTCGCCTTCTGGGCGAAGCAGGCCGAGCGCCTCAGCTGGGGCGAGCCCTTCACCGAGGTGCTGGACTGGTCGAACCCGCCCTTCGCGAAGTGGTTCACGGGCGGCAAGCTCAACGTCGCCTACAACTGCGTCGACCGGCACGTCGAGAACGGGCTGGGCGAGAAGGTCGCGTTTTACTTCGTCGGCGAGCCGGGCGACACGCGGGACATCACCTACGCCGAGCTCAAGGACCTCGTGTCCCAGGCGGCCAACGCGCTGACCGACCTCGGCGTGACGGCCGGCGACGCCGTCGCGATCTACATGCCGATGATCCCCGAGGCCGTCGTCGCGATGCTGGCCTGCGCCCGCCTCGGCGCCCCCCACACGGTGGTCTTCGGCGGCTTCTCCTCCGACGCCCTCGCCAGCCGCATCGACGGCTTCGGCGCGAAGGCCGTCATCACCTCCGACGGCGGCTACCGCCGCGGCGCGCCCTCCGCGCTCAAGCCCGCGGTCGACGAGGCGCTGGCCAAGCTCGGCGACGCGTCGCCGGTCGAGAAGGTGCTCGTCGTCAAGCGCACCGGCCAGGACCTGCCCGAGGGCTCCTGGGCCGAGGGCCGCGACGTGTGGTGGGACGACGTCGTCGCCGGCGCCTCCACCGAGCACACGCCCGAGCTGTTCGACGCCGAGCACCCGCTCTACGTCATGTACACCTCCGGCACGACCGGCAAGCCGAAGGGCATCCTCCACACGTCGGGCGGCTACCTGACGCAGGCCGCGTACACGTTCTGGGGCACCTTCGACCACAAGCCCGAGACCGACGTCTACTGGTGCACCGCCGACATCGGCTGGGTCACCGGGCACACCTACATCGTCTACGGCCCGACGGCGAACGCGGCGACGCAGGTGCTCTACGAGGGCACGCCCGACTCGCCCCACAAGGGCCGCTGGTGGGAGATCGTGCAGCAGACGAGGGCGACGATCCTCTACACGGCGCCCACGGCGATCCGCACCTTCATGAAGTGGGGCAAGGAGATCCCGGAGGAGTACGACCTCTCGAGCCTCCGCCTGCTCGGCTCCGTGGGCGAGTCGATCAACCCCGAGGCCTACGTCTGGTACCGGGAGAACATCGGCGCCGGCTCCGCGCCCATCGTCGACACGTGGTGGCAGACCGAGACCGGCGGCCACATGATCTCCCCCATGCCCGGCGTCACCGAGGCCAAGCCCGGCTCCGCCATGGCCGCCGTGCCCGGCATCGAGGTCGCGGTCGTCGACAACGACGGCAAGCCCGTCGGCAACGGCGAGGGCGGGCTGCTCGTCGTCACCTCCCCGTGGCCCGGCATGCTCCGCACGATCTGGGGCGACGACGAGCGCTACAAGGACACCTACTGGTCCCACTTCGGCGACCTCGGCTACTACTTCGCCGGCGACGGGGCGAAGCTCGACGAGGACGGCGCCATCTGGCTGCTGGGCCGCGTCGACGACGTCATGAACGTGTCGGGCCACCGGCTCTCCACCACCGAGATCGAGTCGGCCCTCGTGTCGCACCCGAAGGTGGCCGAGGCGGCCGTCGTCGGCGCCGCCGACGACACCACCGGCCAGGCGGTCTGCGCCTTCGTCATCCTCCGCGAGGAGGCGGGCGACGGCGGCGCCGACATCGTGCAGGAGCTGCGCACCCACGTCGCCAAGGAGATCGGCCCGATCGCGAAGCCGCGCCAGGTGATGGTCGTGCCCGAGCTGCCCAAGACGCGCTCCGGCAAGATCATGCGCCGCCTGCTCCGCGACGTCGCCGAGAAGCGCGAGGTCGGCGACGTCACCACGCTCGCGGACTCCTCCGTCATGGACCTGATCTCGAAGGGCCTGTCCTCGAGCAGCGGCGACTGA
- a CDS encoding TlpA disulfide reductase family protein — protein sequence MRARPGAGRRRTSRFAAAALALVALAGCTSGGADEEGDDYWSPPLRPPGAPDIDYDSPALQEARAAAGIEACAPGDRTTGPAVLPDLTLPCLGGGESVDLSSFQGPILVNVWASFCTPCRKELPALQQFHERYGDEVTVLGVDYNETSPEEAIALLDETGATFPQLIDIELELGTREPFVPLREIPRTVVVDADGEVTVLAQSFDDLDDLLDAVAEPLGLDR from the coding sequence GTGAGGGCCCGGCCGGGCGCGGGCCGGCGCCGTACGTCGCGGTTCGCCGCCGCCGCGCTCGCGCTCGTGGCCCTCGCGGGGTGCACGTCGGGTGGGGCGGACGAGGAGGGCGACGACTACTGGTCGCCGCCGCTGCGTCCGCCGGGGGCGCCCGACATCGACTACGACAGTCCTGCACTGCAGGAGGCGCGGGCGGCAGCCGGCATCGAGGCCTGCGCGCCAGGTGACCGCACGACCGGCCCGGCCGTGCTGCCGGACCTCACGCTGCCCTGCCTCGGCGGCGGTGAGTCCGTCGACCTCAGCAGCTTCCAGGGGCCGATCCTCGTCAACGTGTGGGCCAGCTTCTGCACGCCGTGCCGGAAGGAGCTGCCGGCGCTGCAGCAGTTCCACGAGCGGTACGGCGACGAGGTGACCGTGCTCGGCGTCGACTATAACGAGACGAGCCCGGAGGAGGCGATCGCCCTGCTCGACGAGACGGGCGCGACCTTCCCCCAGCTGATCGACATCGAGCTCGAGCTCGGCACCCGCGAGCCGTTCGTGCCGCTCCGGGAGATCCCCCGCACCGTGGTGGTCGACGCCGACGGCGAGGTCACCGTCCTCGCGCAGAGCTTCGACGACCTGGACGACCTCCTCGACGCGGTGGCCGAGCCGCTGGGGCTCGACCGGTGA